In Pirellula sp. SH-Sr6A, the DNA window GGCTGGCACGAGCTGCAACGCAGAAGTCTTCGCTTATGCGGCCGCACAAGTCAAAAAGGCAATGGAAGTCACCCACCGGCTCGGCGGAGAGAACTATGTCTTCTGGGGTGGACGCGAAGGATACCAATGCCTCTACAACACCGATATGAAACGAGAGCTGGACCATTTGGCCAAGCTGCTCCATATGGCCGTCGACTATGCAAAGAAGATCGGATTCAAGGGCCAGTTCTTGATCGAGCCCAAACCTAAGGAGCCGACCAAGCACCAATACGACAGCGACGCGGCAGCCTGCCTCAATTTCCTCCGCGCCTACGATTTGCTCCCTTACTTCAAACTCAATCTCGAGACCAACCACGCAACCTTGGCCGGTCACACCATGATGCATGAAATGGATTACTCCGGCATGCAGGGAGTCCTCGGTTCACTCGACGCCAACACCGGCGACTTGCTCCTCGGATGGGATACCGACCAATTCCCCACCGACTACTACTTGACCGCCCAAACCATGCTGATGGTGCTCAAGTACGGTGGATTCACGACAGGCGGTGTGAACTTTGACGCGAAGGTGAGACGCGAGAGCTTTGAGCCGATCGACCTCTTCCATGCACACGTCGGTGGAATGGACGCATTCGCGCGAGGTCTGCGCATCGCCGCCGAAATCCGCAAAGAAGGCCTTCTCGACTCCTTCGTCAAGAATCGCTATCGAAGCTGGGACAGCGGGATCGGAGCCGAGATCGAAGCCGGCAAAGCGGACTTCGCCTCTCTCGAGAAGTACATGCTCGAAAAAGGGGAACCCGCGGCCAACGAAAGTGGTCGCCAAGAGATGCTCGAAAACATTTTCAATCTCTACATCTAGATCGAGCGAACGCCACATCTAGCGATCGCCTCGCCCCGAAAAGTAATCTGGATCATCATGCAGGAGCAGTCGTCCGCGACTGGCTCCTGCCCCAGCGGAGTCGCACTCTCCCAATGGCGGACGAGCCCCCCAGCGGTTCGCGCCCCCCCTTTCTGGTCGCATCCAGAAACCACCAGCTTGTTTGAGAGTCCATCCGGCGATCCCACGCCATGCTCAAGCGCATCTTCACGAACGCGCCGATGGAAACCGAACGTCTCAAGCCTCTAACGACTGCAACATGCTGATGAGCATCGCCTGAAAGACTTGCTCCAATGTCATGAAGTCTCGATCTTCCGCTTGGATTTGAACGAGATAGGTTTTGCGATCCACGGTGAAGGCGATCAAGCGCGACGTCACGAGCAGATCGAGAAAGTAAAACTGCAAATCGGCTCCACGGCTATCCTGCAGCACTTCGCCTCGAAAAGTGAGTTGTGGATCGAACGGTTGCTGCTCCACCTCTTCGTATTCGGCCATCATCGCAGCAGCGCTGCTCTCCACGGCCGACCGGGGGGACACATTCCACGGGTACTCGCTGACGGTCATGAAAGCCGAAGTGGGGCTTTCCAAGGTGAAGCCAGTTGTTTGGCCATCCTCCGTATCCTCGATGAGGTTCCAATTCTCCGGATACATGCACCGAAGACCGATCCCTTGGTATATCTTGGTCATTCTCCGCTCATTCGATTCAATGGTAGGTGTCGGTAATACGTCTCCAAACAGTAGATGGAGAAGCATGTTGAATAGAGCCTACCCCCTCCACCTTCGTGTGGATCGTCCTGAGCGGACCAGCTCCCGCGGTTGGGGCCCGACTTTTCTTGCAACGCCGGCAATTCTACTTTCATGGCGTCATTCCAACGACGCCAATATTCCCCGCCGACGTGATGCAACGAGGTGGTTGCATAGTACCAATAGTAAAACGATCGCCGATCCGGGGCTTGTGCAATCGGATTGCTGCAAAGGAGTTCGCACCCCTCTTGGATCCGCTTGTCCGTCGCGCTCCATCCCAAATACAGTCGGCACAACATGCCTTCAGCGGTCATGGCGGGAGTGCCCACCGAATAACGTTGATACGCGTATCGCTCCCCATCCGGAGCCTTGGCCGTCCCTCTGCCGGATCGCTGAACCAAATCGAGGAATTGGTGGACGTTCTCCAGCGTGCTGCTATCGACGAGCAGGCCACCCATGCGAGCGCTCATGAGCGCCATCACGTACCACCCCG includes these proteins:
- the xylA gene encoding xylose isomerase yields the protein MAYFPEISKIQYEGPKSRNPLAFRWYNPDEIIEGKTMKDHLRFSIVYWHTMRGTGSDPFGPGTAVRPWDDGSNSVENALKRVEVAFELFQKLDAPYYAFHDRDVAPEGESLRETNANFDKIADALLAHQKGTGVKLLWGTANMFSNPRFMHGAGTSCNAEVFAYAAAQVKKAMEVTHRLGGENYVFWGGREGYQCLYNTDMKRELDHLAKLLHMAVDYAKKIGFKGQFLIEPKPKEPTKHQYDSDAAACLNFLRAYDLLPYFKLNLETNHATLAGHTMMHEMDYSGMQGVLGSLDANTGDLLLGWDTDQFPTDYYLTAQTMLMVLKYGGFTTGGVNFDAKVRRESFEPIDLFHAHVGGMDAFARGLRIAAEIRKEGLLDSFVKNRYRSWDSGIGAEIEAGKADFASLEKYMLEKGEPAANESGRQEMLENIFNLYI